A window of Desulfocurvibacter africanus subsp. africanus DSM 2603 contains these coding sequences:
- a CDS encoding glycosyltransferase, translating into MKIGYFLDRLTLCGETKAVGRQFAMLRDMGHEVLLFTGHVETGFDFGLKPIIVSGMSEIAAHGVQALVCTNMRDFRKTRACGCRSIMFHQASDLDRLREDHDLRKAEGRDGAIGRLFLGLKYALRRRSVRRHYRARPVRWVSTPYLHKMFREGYGQETALVRDYVDAGAYWPGGARSEGPRTVLCIGDSQVAHHNVGFVYESLRKLKAEHPFRLVRVSPRPIPASEAKLDLVDEFHVIESDAQMAALYREADVLVASYLAEGVGPMALEAMACRTLCMLSAIEPHQRYADPLPEQPAQFALFHDPRDPAALPSLLNRLFRQPQVFERVRDAGLQLSRFYAPAGTREDLRQALEMIEGRR; encoded by the coding sequence ATGAAGATCGGCTATTTTTTGGATCGGCTAACCCTGTGCGGTGAAACCAAGGCCGTAGGCCGTCAATTCGCCATGCTTAGGGACATGGGGCACGAGGTGCTCCTTTTTACAGGGCATGTCGAAACCGGCTTCGATTTCGGCCTGAAGCCGATCATCGTCTCCGGCATGTCCGAAATAGCGGCTCACGGTGTGCAGGCTCTGGTTTGCACCAATATGCGTGATTTCCGCAAAACACGCGCCTGCGGGTGCCGCAGCATCATGTTCCATCAGGCCAGCGACCTTGATCGGCTCCGGGAGGACCACGATCTGCGGAAGGCCGAGGGCCGTGATGGAGCCATAGGTCGGCTATTCCTGGGGCTGAAATACGCGCTACGCCGCAGGTCGGTGCGCCGCCATTATCGCGCGCGCCCCGTGCGCTGGGTATCCACGCCCTATCTGCACAAGATGTTCAGGGAGGGCTACGGCCAGGAGACGGCCCTTGTCCGCGATTATGTGGATGCCGGCGCGTACTGGCCGGGCGGCGCGCGATCCGAGGGGCCGCGCACGGTATTGTGCATCGGCGACAGCCAGGTCGCCCATCACAACGTGGGCTTTGTCTACGAAAGCCTGCGCAAGCTTAAGGCCGAGCATCCCTTCCGCCTGGTGCGCGTCTCGCCACGGCCCATTCCTGCTTCCGAAGCCAAGCTGGACCTGGTGGACGAGTTCCATGTCATCGAGAGCGACGCCCAGATGGCCGCGCTTTACCGCGAGGCCGATGTGCTGGTGGCGTCCTATCTGGCCGAGGGCGTGGGCCCCATGGCGCTGGAGGCCATGGCCTGCCGCACCTTGTGCATGCTTTCGGCCATCGAGCCCCACCAGCGCTATGCGGACCCGCTGCCGGAGCAGCCGGCGCAGTTCGCCCTTTTCCACGATCCCCGCGATCCCGCGGCATTGCCTAGCCTGCTGAACAGGCTTTTTCGTCAGCCCCAGGTCTTCGAGCGCGTCAGGGACGCGGGCCTGCAGCTCAGCCGTTTTTACGCTCCGGCAGGCACGCGCGAGGATCTGCGCCAGGCGCTGGAGATGATCGAGGGCAGGCGCTGA
- a CDS encoding methyltransferase domain-containing protein translates to MQQQRNTTGMSLEQVRKTVLLNDIDPRTERGIEFGPLNRPLVTKDDGRILYIDYTTTDVLRARHAHRTDRDPAAIVDVDRVWNDALPKVLRDDLPLDYAVASHVIEHVPDLVGWLSEVAQVLRPGGRLCLTVPDKRYTFDFQRTPSRLTEAMSAHLQSLRRPSPQQVFDHYRKVVQLPLREAWQGRLDISNLSRIHDFDYALSQTRKAQNGEYVDCHCWVFTPRSFLDLLSELAEHGFLAYRLTSFQDTRPYTFEFYVCLECDQALPGDPDRRAEAAASFRRNRPAGQDSEPGDPSSRELLTKMQDLGRKLETADRLLRELQASLARAEQQIQSLQHANDASWCRQIMKRLRMRPTN, encoded by the coding sequence ATGCAACAGCAGCGCAACACGACCGGCATGAGCCTGGAACAGGTTCGTAAGACAGTTCTCCTGAATGACATTGATCCGCGCACGGAGCGCGGAATCGAGTTCGGCCCCCTGAATCGCCCCCTTGTGACCAAGGACGACGGTCGCATCCTCTATATCGACTACACAACCACGGATGTCTTGCGCGCTCGGCATGCTCACCGAACCGACAGAGATCCAGCCGCCATCGTGGATGTGGACCGCGTATGGAATGATGCATTGCCCAAAGTGCTGCGCGACGACTTGCCCCTGGACTATGCCGTGGCCAGCCACGTCATCGAGCACGTGCCGGATCTGGTGGGTTGGTTGAGCGAGGTGGCCCAGGTGCTGCGGCCCGGCGGACGGCTCTGCCTGACCGTGCCCGACAAGCGCTACACCTTCGACTTTCAACGAACGCCCAGCCGTCTTACCGAGGCCATGAGCGCCCATCTGCAGAGCCTGCGCCGGCCCAGTCCACAGCAGGTCTTTGACCACTACCGTAAAGTCGTGCAGCTTCCGCTCCGGGAAGCTTGGCAAGGCCGTTTAGACATCTCAAACCTTTCGCGCATCCATGACTTCGACTACGCCCTTTCCCAGACCCGCAAGGCCCAGAATGGCGAGTACGTGGATTGCCACTGCTGGGTTTTCACGCCGCGCTCATTTCTGGATCTGCTGTCCGAGTTGGCCGAGCACGGCTTTCTGGCCTATCGCCTGACGTCCTTCCAGGATACCAGGCCCTATACCTTTGAATTCTACGTCTGCCTGGAATGCGACCAGGCCTTGCCCGGCGATCCCGATCGGCGCGCCGAGGCTGCGGCCTCCTTCCGCCGCAATCGGCCTGCCGGCCAGGACTCCGAGCCCGGCGACCCCTCGTCGCGGGAGTTGTTGACCAAGATGCAAGACCTGGGACGCAAGCTCGAAACCGCCGACAGACTGCTGAGGGAACTGCAAGCCAGCCTCGCGCGCGCTGAACAACAGATCCAGAGTCTGCAGCACGCCAACGATGCTTCCTGGTGCCGGCAAATCATGAAACGGCTGCGAATGCGCCCCACCAATTAG
- a CDS encoding PAS domain S-box protein — MAFCSDLLSGFHKFKWKVMSMNIRSLNVIGQKKSSTKGRRSVRRLALLPIWAIFVLLVVMVVQNSTSINESPYLALTGNAIFMTGIGYAVAFFCARSYLAHGLESALVLGCGLVALGSCSFLSGIGKPLGLGVNFTVTAQNAGTFLFSTCCAASSRFSTREALHLGEHVGKPFRLACSYLIAFSAGILIMVAEQAGLVPVFFIQGQGATPLRQLILMISLVLLAFATANLLHLFQRRKSSFAWWFMLGLITMMAGTLAFSINLGVGSPLGWVGRAANYLGCLYLLAAVVAAYREADRFGQTVEDSIRSFFQSGTGYRLLAENSPDIICRFDRELFCTYINPAVEALTGAPADTFIGYFLQSPSLEEGSGKTLAAAVRGAFDKKAEQSAEVVFRTPSGHKLCQCRLIPERDADERVISVLGILRDITQAREQEERYRVVFEQAAVGLNRIDLDGRFTEANGKFCDITGYDRHELIGRSFTHVVHADDISEDINLFRRLMAGDIDGFAAEKQVVRKDGTIVWVNVTISLERNALGRLVGTIGAMEDITARKRTEEKLYRREQEFRALVENSPDIIVRFNRDLKRVYVNSAVEALHGLPASHFIGKPLSETRIADSDGKAFEDALHKAMENGTDECIEVAYARPSGEIVYYETRIVPEFSSDRQVVSMLTISREITARRSTEQELRRREQEFRALAENSPDIIVRIGKDLKRSYVNPAISRLQGMPPSYYLGMHVREPARPDREKFLRAYEELLKQVLASGREESHEYSLTTINGPRHFHCRLTPEFAPSGEVVSVLSISRDVTAYKELEQELRRARNAAEVANQAKSEFLAAMSHEIRTPMNGIIGMTDLALMGGCDSKASSYLGFIKESAHSLLELINDILDLSKVESGRMELEKKAFDLRKSLESLLQPLRLSAQRKGVELSWYVGPEVPELLMGDDLRLRQVFTNLVGNALKFTSWGSITIAIGVAEAADSRETPEPGASQEEISLQATVSDTGIGIPPDKLQHVFESFATLGHDKEYGGTGLGLAITKKLVEIMGGTIWAESQPGQGSVFGFTVRLARASEAESTCREQVAGQSGPMTVPLRILVAEDNEINQLVMRDWLDEMGHMVICVPNGRKAIDLLSQGRFDLVFMDAQMPEMDGIEATRIIRQSPPQGVDPAIPIVALTAYALKGDRERFLAAGMDDYLSKPLDFEELHRILAEFAWRKAAKSG, encoded by the coding sequence ATGGCCTTCTGTAGTGATCTCTTGTCCGGTTTCCATAAATTTAAGTGGAAGGTCATGAGCATGAACATAAGGTCATTGAATGTTATTGGTCAAAAAAAATCATCGACGAAAGGACGCAGGTCCGTCCGTAGATTAGCGCTTCTGCCGATCTGGGCCATCTTTGTTCTGCTCGTGGTCATGGTTGTTCAGAATTCAACGTCCATCAATGAGTCTCCTTATCTTGCACTCACGGGCAATGCCATTTTCATGACAGGTATAGGCTATGCCGTAGCCTTCTTTTGCGCGAGATCATACTTGGCCCACGGACTTGAGAGCGCTTTGGTTCTTGGCTGCGGCCTGGTGGCCTTGGGGTCGTGCAGCTTCCTGTCGGGCATTGGCAAGCCGCTAGGTCTTGGCGTCAATTTTACCGTGACGGCCCAAAATGCTGGGACATTCCTATTCTCCACATGCTGCGCCGCGAGTTCACGTTTTAGCACGCGCGAGGCGCTGCATCTCGGGGAACATGTAGGCAAACCGTTCAGATTGGCCTGTTCCTATCTGATCGCCTTTTCGGCCGGAATTCTAATTATGGTCGCCGAACAGGCAGGGCTAGTGCCGGTCTTTTTCATTCAAGGCCAAGGCGCAACTCCGCTGCGGCAGCTCATTCTCATGATCTCCCTGGTTCTCTTGGCCTTCGCCACGGCCAACCTCCTGCATCTGTTCCAGCGCCGGAAGTCATCCTTCGCCTGGTGGTTCATGCTTGGGCTCATCACCATGATGGCCGGCACCCTGGCTTTCAGCATCAATCTGGGGGTGGGCAGTCCGCTCGGCTGGGTCGGGCGCGCGGCCAACTACCTCGGGTGCCTCTATCTGCTGGCCGCGGTGGTTGCCGCCTACCGCGAGGCGGATCGTTTCGGGCAAACCGTGGAGGACTCCATCCGCTCTTTTTTTCAGTCCGGGACCGGTTACCGGCTGCTCGCGGAGAATTCGCCGGACATCATCTGCAGGTTCGACCGGGAGCTGTTCTGCACGTATATCAATCCCGCCGTGGAAGCCTTGACCGGCGCCCCTGCCGACACATTCATCGGTTATTTTCTTCAGTCCCCCAGCCTGGAGGAGGGCAGCGGCAAGACCTTGGCCGCCGCAGTCCGGGGCGCATTCGACAAGAAAGCTGAACAATCGGCCGAGGTCGTATTTCGGACGCCCTCAGGCCATAAGCTGTGCCAATGCCGCCTTATTCCGGAGCGCGATGCTGACGAGCGCGTGATAAGCGTGCTCGGCATACTCAGGGACATCACGCAGGCCAGGGAGCAGGAGGAGCGCTACAGGGTCGTATTTGAACAGGCCGCCGTGGGACTGAACCGGATTGATCTGGACGGGCGCTTCACAGAGGCCAACGGAAAGTTCTGCGACATCACGGGCTACGATCGCCATGAGCTTATCGGTCGTTCGTTCACGCATGTGGTTCATGCGGACGACATATCCGAGGATATCAATTTGTTCAGAAGGCTCATGGCGGGGGATATCGATGGGTTTGCCGCGGAGAAGCAAGTGGTGCGCAAGGACGGGACGATCGTGTGGGTCAACGTGACCATATCCTTGGAGCGCAATGCCCTGGGGCGCTTGGTGGGGACCATAGGCGCCATGGAGGACATCACCGCGCGCAAGCGGACCGAGGAGAAGCTGTACCGTCGGGAACAGGAGTTCCGGGCCCTGGTCGAGAACAGCCCGGACATCATAGTCCGTTTCAATCGCGACCTGAAGCGCGTGTATGTCAATTCGGCGGTCGAAGCCCTGCACGGGTTGCCGGCTTCCCATTTCATAGGCAAACCGCTTTCGGAGACGCGCATCGCGGACAGTGATGGCAAAGCCTTCGAGGATGCCTTGCACAAGGCTATGGAAAACGGAACGGATGAGTGCATCGAGGTAGCCTATGCACGGCCGTCCGGAGAGATAGTCTACTACGAGACCAGGATCGTTCCCGAGTTTTCATCAGATAGGCAAGTGGTGTCGATGCTGACCATCTCCCGAGAAATAACGGCCAGGCGGAGCACCGAGCAGGAGTTGCGCCGTCGGGAACAGGAGTTCCGGGCGCTGGCCGAGAACAGCCCGGACATCATCGTGCGTATCGGCAAGGACCTGAAGCGCAGCTATGTCAACCCGGCCATTAGCAGGCTGCAGGGCATGCCTCCCAGCTATTACCTGGGCATGCACGTGAGGGAGCCTGCGCGGCCTGATCGGGAGAAGTTTCTCCGGGCATACGAGGAACTGCTCAAGCAGGTCCTGGCCAGCGGTCGCGAGGAAAGCCATGAGTACAGCCTGACGACGATCAACGGGCCGCGGCACTTCCATTGTCGGCTTACGCCCGAATTCGCGCCATCTGGAGAAGTCGTCTCGGTCCTGTCCATCAGCCGGGACGTCACAGCCTATAAGGAGCTGGAGCAGGAATTGCGCCGGGCCAGAAACGCGGCTGAGGTCGCCAACCAGGCCAAAAGCGAGTTCCTGGCGGCCATGAGCCATGAAATACGCACGCCCATGAACGGTATAATCGGCATGACCGATCTTGCCCTGATGGGCGGCTGCGACTCAAAGGCCTCCAGCTACCTGGGGTTCATCAAGGAGTCGGCGCATTCGCTCCTAGAGCTCATCAACGACATTCTCGACTTGTCCAAGGTGGAGTCCGGCCGCATGGAGCTGGAAAAGAAGGCCTTCGATTTGAGGAAGTCGCTGGAAAGCCTGTTGCAGCCGCTGCGCCTCTCGGCCCAGCGCAAGGGCGTGGAGCTTTCATGGTATGTCGGGCCCGAGGTGCCGGAGCTGCTCATGGGCGATGACCTTCGGCTGCGGCAGGTCTTCACGAACCTTGTAGGCAATGCCCTCAAGTTCACCTCCTGGGGTTCGATCACCATCGCCATCGGAGTGGCGGAGGCTGCGGACAGTCGGGAGACGCCGGAGCCCGGCGCGAGCCAGGAAGAGATTTCGCTGCAAGCCACGGTGAGCGATACGGGCATCGGCATTCCGCCCGACAAGCTTCAGCATGTCTTCGAGAGCTTCGCCACCCTGGGTCACGACAAGGAGTACGGCGGCACGGGCCTGGGGCTGGCCATTACCAAGAAGCTCGTGGAGATCATGGGCGGCACGATCTGGGCGGAGAGCCAGCCGGGGCAGGGCAGCGTGTTCGGCTTCACCGTCAGGTTGGCGCGAGCCTCCGAGGCCGAGTCCACCTGTCGCGAGCAGGTCGCCGGGCAGTCCGGCCCCATGACTGTGCCGCTCAGGATTTTGGTGGCCGAGGATAACGAGATCAACCAACTGGTCATGCGAGATTGGCTGGACGAGATGGGCCATATGGTCATCTGTGTGCCAAACGGCCGAAAGGCCATTGATCTACTTTCGCAGGGGCGCTTCGATCTGGTGTTCATGGACGCGCAGATGCCGGAAATGGACGGCATCGAGGCCACGCGCATCATTCGGCAGAGTCCGCCCCAAGGAGTCGATCCGGCCATTCCCATCGTGGCCCTGACGGCCTATGCCCTCAAGGGCGACCGCGAGCGTTTTTTGGCGGCAGGCATGGACGATTACCTATCCAAACCCCTCGACTTCGAAGAACTACATCGGATATTGGCGGAATTCGCCTGGAGGAAGGCCGCGAAGTCGGGCTAA
- a CDS encoding glycosyltransferase family 2 protein: MQAMRVCAIVLNYNGLDLLGPCLDALLASDCPGLSAMLVDNASSDGSAEFVRRRYPQVELLENPENYYFSRGNNEGMRLALELGADYLLVLNNDTLIDPSCVRLLIEFMDAHPRAGACQPLLRFMHRPDLAASAGIRLGMAGKAWDMACGEPAESLGRLPFQVLGATGGAMLLRAEALSQCGLFCEEFQMYFEDVDLSLRLREASWDIWCVPEASVLHECSVTTNRSGAWRRGYFCERNSYKVVLRNYPPAKILKAYLLGWPMAGLVSGYNLLLHDRRYGLAIAQAMLEGLRDLVRFLPGRLSRRDRQARHYPFWPMIEESVIYPPNCRRADG; encoded by the coding sequence ATGCAGGCAATGCGCGTCTGCGCCATCGTCTTGAACTACAATGGGCTGGACCTCCTGGGTCCCTGCCTGGACGCGCTGCTGGCCAGCGATTGCCCTGGCCTCTCGGCCATGCTCGTGGACAACGCCTCAAGCGACGGCTCGGCCGAGTTCGTGCGCCGGCGCTATCCGCAGGTTGAGCTGCTGGAGAATCCCGAGAACTACTATTTCAGCCGAGGCAACAACGAGGGCATGCGCCTGGCCCTGGAGCTCGGAGCGGACTACCTGCTCGTGCTCAACAACGACACGCTCATTGATCCGTCCTGCGTGCGCCTGCTGATCGAGTTCATGGACGCCCACCCGAGAGCCGGGGCCTGCCAGCCGCTGCTGCGTTTCATGCACAGGCCGGACTTGGCGGCTTCGGCCGGCATCCGCCTGGGCATGGCCGGCAAGGCTTGGGACATGGCCTGCGGTGAGCCTGCCGAGTCCCTGGGCAGGCTGCCCTTCCAGGTTCTGGGAGCCACGGGCGGGGCCATGCTCCTGCGCGCCGAGGCCCTGAGCCAATGCGGCCTGTTCTGCGAGGAGTTCCAGATGTACTTCGAGGACGTGGACCTGAGCCTGAGGCTGCGCGAAGCGAGCTGGGACATCTGGTGCGTGCCCGAAGCCAGCGTGCTCCACGAGTGCTCGGTCACCACCAACCGCTCCGGCGCCTGGCGGCGCGGCTACTTCTGCGAGCGCAACAGCTACAAGGTCGTGCTGCGCAATTATCCGCCGGCCAAGATCCTCAAGGCCTATCTGCTCGGATGGCCCATGGCCGGCCTGGTCAGCGGGTACAATCTGCTGCTGCACGACCGGCGCTACGGCCTGGCCATTGCCCAGGCCATGCTCGAAGGCTTGCGCGACCTGGTCAGATTCCTGCCCGGCCGCCTGTCGCGCCGGGACCGCCAAGCCCGGCACTATCCCTTCTGGCCCATGATCGAGGAATCCGTGATTTACCCGCCGAACTGCCGGCGTGCAGACGGCTGA
- a CDS encoding MFS transporter: MGICKISMRPLQLIAILTTTVAVVCSLYAPQPIQRVLAAHFGVGLQTSALFITVALLPLSIAPLAYGLLLERIQARRMLMVSVLGLALTTTALAFCDGLRPFLALRFAQGLLIPAALTGLMTYVATHSRPEAVQRSMAFYVAATIFGGFFGRFMAGLLTTAFDWRAPFGAIGLALSACLVLLLSLDPDARARFERIRPSAMPEILRRPAFLRVYLIIFCCFFVYTGLLNFLPHRLASLDSGISELRIGAAYLGYLMGIAAALTSRRICRILGGERNAMIAGLALHMTATVLFALPWLTTAFLSMFPFCAGMFFVHALAPGLLNSLSDQNRGMVNGLYIAFYYTGGTLGSFLPGLVYARFGWTALVTVLCGMLGLALLLARGLCLATQAQAAPASEG, translated from the coding sequence ATGGGTATATGCAAGATTTCCATGCGCCCGCTGCAACTGATCGCCATTCTGACCACGACCGTGGCGGTAGTCTGCTCGCTGTACGCTCCCCAGCCCATACAGCGAGTGCTCGCCGCCCATTTCGGCGTGGGGCTCCAAACCTCCGCGCTGTTCATCACCGTGGCCCTGCTGCCGCTGAGCATCGCCCCACTGGCGTATGGCCTGCTCCTGGAGCGCATCCAGGCCCGGCGCATGCTCATGGTCAGCGTGCTGGGTCTGGCGTTGACCACCACGGCCCTGGCCTTCTGCGACGGCCTGCGTCCGTTCCTGGCCTTGCGGTTCGCGCAGGGGCTGCTCATCCCGGCCGCGCTCACCGGGCTCATGACCTACGTTGCCACCCACAGCCGGCCCGAGGCCGTGCAGCGCTCCATGGCCTTCTATGTGGCCGCGACAATTTTCGGGGGATTTTTCGGGCGCTTCATGGCTGGCCTGCTCACCACGGCCTTCGACTGGCGCGCGCCTTTCGGGGCGATCGGATTGGCGCTGTCGGCCTGCCTCGTCCTGCTGCTGAGCCTTGACCCCGACGCGCGCGCCCGCTTCGAGCGCATCCGGCCGAGCGCCATGCCCGAAATCCTGCGCCGGCCAGCCTTCCTGCGCGTCTACCTGATCATCTTCTGCTGCTTCTTCGTGTACACGGGGCTGCTCAATTTTCTGCCCCACCGCCTGGCCAGCCTGGACAGCGGGATCTCGGAACTGCGCATCGGAGCGGCCTACCTCGGCTACCTCATGGGCATAGCCGCGGCGCTCACGTCGCGACGGATCTGCCGCATTCTGGGCGGAGAGCGCAACGCCATGATCGCTGGCCTTGCGTTGCACATGACCGCGACTGTCCTGTTCGCCCTGCCCTGGCTCACGACAGCGTTTCTGAGCATGTTCCCGTTCTGCGCCGGCATGTTCTTCGTGCACGCTCTGGCCCCCGGACTGCTCAACAGCCTGTCGGACCAAAACCGCGGCATGGTCAACGGCCTGTACATCGCCTTCTATTACACGGGCGGCACGCTTGGCTCGTTCCTGCCCGGGCTGGTTTACGCCCGCTTCGGCTGGACCGCCCTGGTGACCGTGCTCTGCGGCATGCTCGGCCTGGCTCTCCTGCTGGCTCGCGGTCTGTGTCTGGCGACTCAGGCGCAAGCCGCTCCGGCAAGCGAGGGATAA
- a CDS encoding bifunctional riboflavin kinase/FAD synthetase translates to MITVNSIDEISLALEGSCATIGNFDGVHKGHQRLISMTAQRALERGLTSVVVTFEPHPLRFFTGRKSPPSITLLPQKLELIAALGPQVTLVLPFNHELAALEPEAFVRRYLVDGLRVKELFIGYDYAFGKGRLGNYGLLTLLGQEHGFAVEQIDPVIVGEAIVSSTRVRDMVESGRVWEAHDLLGRFYQVRGMVIHGRKRGGDLLGFPTANLEPYDELLPKPGVYAVWVETEYPGELRRGVANIGHNPTFGENALSVEAHILDYKAQLYGREIRIHFVQRIRDERKFSGPQELVARINEDVRLSRQILDLAAARP, encoded by the coding sequence ATGATCACAGTCAACAGCATCGACGAGATTTCCTTGGCCCTGGAAGGCTCCTGCGCAACCATCGGCAACTTCGACGGCGTGCACAAGGGCCATCAGCGGCTTATCAGCATGACGGCGCAGCGGGCCCTGGAACGCGGCCTGACCAGCGTGGTGGTCACCTTCGAGCCCCATCCCCTGCGTTTTTTCACGGGCCGTAAGAGCCCGCCCAGCATCACCTTGCTGCCCCAGAAGCTGGAGCTTATCGCGGCCCTGGGCCCGCAGGTGACCCTGGTGCTGCCCTTCAACCACGAGTTGGCCGCCCTGGAGCCTGAGGCGTTCGTGCGGCGTTACCTCGTGGACGGCCTGCGTGTGAAGGAGCTGTTCATCGGCTATGACTACGCCTTCGGCAAGGGCCGCCTGGGCAATTACGGGCTGCTTACGCTGCTGGGCCAGGAGCATGGTTTCGCGGTGGAGCAGATAGACCCGGTCATCGTAGGCGAGGCCATTGTCAGCTCCACGCGCGTGCGCGACATGGTGGAGTCCGGGCGGGTTTGGGAAGCGCACGATCTCCTGGGCCGCTTCTATCAGGTCAGGGGCATGGTCATACACGGCCGCAAGCGCGGCGGCGATCTGCTCGGTTTTCCCACGGCCAACCTTGAGCCCTATGACGAGTTGCTGCCCAAGCCCGGCGTCTACGCCGTATGGGTGGAAACCGAATATCCGGGCGAGCTGCGCAGGGGCGTGGCCAATATCGGCCATAATCCCACCTTCGGCGAGAACGCCCTGTCCGTGGAAGCGCACATTCTGGACTACAAGGCTCAGCTTTATGGCCGCGAAATCCGCATCCACTTCGTGCAGCGCATCCGCGACGAGCGCAAATTCAGCGGCCCGCAGGAGCTTGTGGCGCGTATCAACGAGGACGTACGTCTGAGCCGACAAATACTGGATCTGGCTGCAGCCAGGCCATAA
- a CDS encoding chloride channel protein, producing the protein MDRSTDTQPDDAAHSVSGNAPGRTPDGMPDMPGLSGKTAAITNSPLALLLRYFRFGRDILRSYRQISHVRWLLIGIGVGVLSGLGAVLFYLAVEGGKHLFLTVLAGLSLPAPSGEALFHAAGHGGRQASDAASVMAHARPWVIPALTTAVGLLTGWLVQRFIPDTTESGTDGTDSMIKAFHRQEGNIRPKVPLIKTLTAILTISTGGSAGREGPISQAGAGIGCWMADRLGLTVKERRILLLAGAAGGLGAIFRAPLGGALTAVEVIYKEDFEAEALLPAVLSSVVAYSLFTLFYGTEPILGLPTFRFQNVWELPFYALLAVACSAAGWFYVRSFYFMKYSIFARIRDKVGIMWTTALGGLCMGLLGIVFPQVLSDGYGWLEMAVLGQVPAMLMLAIILGKTLATSLTIGSGMSGGMFAPAMFVGGLSGGLVGQLGHKWFPDIVTQPGGYVLVGMAAFFAGIANAPIGPLIMVTELTRGYGLLAPLMLASALCLVLCRKVSLYENQVDNKFESPAHLEDLTINVLESLRVQDHYRPSRVTVLEEAVTLKALTDIIANTNETYFPVRGKDGSVVGILSVQDVRKLLFERELFDLIVVGELARKPVTLSPQDDLYTALLKFVDTDYGQIPVIDPDDPTEVLGLVNREDVFRAYSKTIRDIKGDKVSGQGS; encoded by the coding sequence ATGGATAGGAGCACGGACACGCAACCTGACGACGCAGCACACAGCGTATCCGGAAATGCGCCTGGCCGCACGCCCGACGGCATGCCCGACATGCCCGGCCTGTCTGGTAAGACCGCCGCCATCACGAATTCCCCCCTGGCTCTGCTGCTCAGATACTTCCGCTTTGGCAGGGATATCCTGCGTTCCTATCGCCAGATCAGCCATGTTCGCTGGCTGCTCATCGGCATCGGCGTGGGCGTGCTCTCGGGTCTGGGGGCCGTGCTGTTCTATTTGGCCGTAGAAGGCGGCAAGCACCTGTTCCTGACCGTGCTGGCAGGCTTGAGCCTGCCAGCGCCCTCGGGCGAGGCGCTCTTCCACGCTGCGGGCCACGGCGGCCGGCAGGCCAGCGATGCGGCGAGCGTCATGGCCCACGCCCGGCCCTGGGTCATCCCGGCCCTGACCACGGCCGTGGGTCTGCTCACGGGCTGGCTCGTGCAGCGCTTCATCCCCGACACCACCGAGAGCGGCACCGACGGCACGGACTCCATGATCAAGGCCTTCCATCGCCAGGAAGGCAACATCCGCCCAAAGGTCCCGCTCATCAAGACCCTGACCGCCATCCTGACCATCTCCACGGGCGGCAGCGCGGGCCGCGAGGGTCCCATCTCCCAGGCCGGCGCGGGCATCGGCTGTTGGATGGCCGACCGGCTGGGGCTGACGGTCAAGGAGCGGCGCATCCTGCTGCTGGCCGGCGCTGCCGGCGGGCTGGGAGCCATCTTTCGTGCGCCCTTGGGCGGCGCGCTCACGGCCGTGGAGGTCATCTACAAGGAGGACTTCGAGGCCGAGGCCCTGCTGCCCGCTGTGCTCTCCTCGGTAGTCGCCTACAGCCTGTTCACGCTCTTTTACGGCACCGAGCCCATCCTGGGCCTGCCGACCTTCCGTTTCCAGAACGTCTGGGAGCTGCCCTTCTACGCCTTGTTGGCCGTTGCCTGCTCTGCCGCGGGCTGGTTCTATGTGCGCAGCTTCTATTTCATGAAGTATTCGATCTTCGCGCGCATCCGCGACAAGGTCGGGATCATGTGGACAACGGCCCTGGGCGGTCTGTGCATGGGGCTTTTGGGCATCGTCTTCCCGCAGGTGCTGTCCGACGGCTACGGCTGGCTGGAAATGGCCGTGCTGGGCCAGGTGCCGGCCATGCTCATGCTGGCCATCATCCTGGGCAAGACCCTGGCCACCTCGCTGACCATCGGCTCGGGCATGAGCGGCGGCATGTTCGCCCCGGCCATGTTCGTGGGCGGCCTGAGCGGCGGGCTCGTGGGCCAGCTCGGGCATAAGTGGTTCCCGGACATCGTGACCCAGCCCGGAGGCTACGTGCTGGTGGGCATGGCCGCCTTTTTCGCCGGCATAGCCAACGCGCCGATCGGTCCGCTCATCATGGTCACGGAGCTGACTCGCGGCTACGGCCTGCTGGCCCCGCTCATGCTGGCCTCGGCCCTGTGTCTGGTGCTGTGCCGCAAGGTCAGCCTGTACGAGAACCAGGTGGACAACAAGTTCGAGTCGCCGGCCCACCTGGAAGACCTGACCATCAACGTGCTGGAGAGCCTGCGCGTGCAGGACCACTACCGGCCCAGCCGGGTCACGGTGCTGGAAGAGGCCGTGACGCTCAAGGCCCTCACGGACATCATCGCCAACACCAACGAGACCTATTTTCCGGTGCGCGGCAAGGATGGCTCCGTGGTTGGCATCCTGTCCGTGCAGGACGTGCGCAAGCTGCTCTTCGAGCGCGAGCTGTTCGATCTCATCGTGGTGGGCGAGCTGGCCAGGAAACCTGTCACACTTTCGCCCCAGGACGACTTGTATACGGCCCTGCTCAAGTTCGTGGACACGGACTACGGCCAGATTCCCGTGATCGACCCCGACGATCCCACCGAAGTGCTGGGTCTGGTCAACAGAGAAGACGTGTTCCGGGCCTATTCCAAGACCATTCGTGACATCAAGGGCGACAAGGTGTCCGGGCAGGGCAGCTAA